In Miscanthus floridulus cultivar M001 chromosome 19, ASM1932011v1, whole genome shotgun sequence, the DNA window AACTCGAACCCACTCAAGTGCTCACTCCACTCTCGTCTCTGGTCAAGTGGCGCCTAAACCGCCTACGCCTCCCTCCCATTTTCGAAATCCCCCGCCGATTCGATTCATCCCAACAACGCCCTTCCCGCCCGGCCACGTTTTCGTATGATCGTTTCCCTCCACCCTCTCGCCGCCATCATCTCATGTCATAAAATCCAAACCCCCCTCCCGTTTCCCCAAACCCGCGCACAATTCCAATCTCCCCGCCTCCCCCCTCCGGATCCAGTCCTCCGCCGCCGAAGCCAACCATCCATGGACCGCCGCCTCCGCTCCCCGGCGCGCCGCCCCGCGGCggagcgccagcagcagcagcagcccgcgGGCAAAGGCGGCGGCAGCCCGCACCGCTTCCTCCGCCCGGGCGCGCTCGCGCGGCTCCGCGACTCCAGGGTCCTGGCGCGCTCCCTCCGCTGCGCCGCGCGGGCGCGGCCGCCGCTcccgccgccctcctcctcgcctccccgctcgcccgcgccgcccgcGGCCGCCGCCTGGGACGGCGTGCCGTGCTTCCTCGGGCCG includes these proteins:
- the LOC136526746 gene encoding uncharacterized protein, encoding MIVSLHPLAAIISCHKIQTPLPFPQTRAQFQSPRLPPPDPVLRRRSQPSMDRRLRSPARRPAAERQQQQQPAGKGGGSPHRFLRPGALARLRDSRVLARSLRCAARARPPLPPPSSSPPRSPAPPAAAAWDGVPCFLGPAARGMRYPLRKKLAAARAVVFLPPPEVAEALVEAFAPPDVVAAH